A stretch of DNA from Candidatus Hydrogenedentota bacterium:
CGTCGTTCATGTCGTACCAGTCGTCGTTGTCGTACTCCGTGCCCGCGGCCGTGCTGTCGCCCTCATAGGCGACCCCCGCCTCCAGGGCGACCGCGTTCCCGCAGAGGTCGTTGGGCAGGGGCGTGGACTCCTCCGCGGTCAGGGTGTAGTCTCCCGTCTCCCCGTTATACCCGGCCACGCGGATGTAACAGGCGCTCCCCTCTGTCATGGGAACGCGGACCTTGGACTGGTAGTCGCACCAGTCGTCGTTGGACGTGAGCGGAACCAGGGCGCCGCAGTCGCCGGAAAAGGCATGCAGCACCGTGTCAAGCGCCGACCCGCAGGTGAAGAAGGCGTACGTCGCGGTGGCGGGGGCGGTGAACGTGAACCAGACATCCGCGCCCGAGCCGTCCCCGGCGTCGTAGTCCGCCGCCGCCCCGGCGTTGCTTCCGGAGACGGGCGCGCCAATCAGCAGGGGCCACGCGTCCGCGCAGGTGTCGTTGAATCCGGTGGTGGTGAAAGTGAAACAGGCGCCGCCGTTGTCCGAGGAGGCCGTGTTGCCCGCCGCGTCCACCACGTCAACGGCGAAGAAGTAGGGGGTGTCGGGGACGAGTCCGACCACCGGAACCCCGGGGTTCAGCGCGGGGCCTCCGGTGGTCTGCGCGGTCTGGGTGAGGGAGGCGCAGTCGGTTCCGTAGCGCACCGTCGCGGTCACCGGCTCGTCGGCTTCCACGATGATGACCGCAGTGGTCCCGCCGACGGCGGTCGCCGACGCATTCGAGATGACCGGGGCCGTGCCGTCAATGGGGACGGTCTTCTCGACCACCGCCGGGCTGCCGGAGCCGTCGTCCGCGTCGTAGTAGCGCACCGTCATTTCCCCCCCGTCCACGACGTATAGTCCCTCCGTCGGAGTCGCCTTTCCGGATGTGTAAAGCTGCACGGCCCCGGTGAACTGGGTGACGGCGGCCTTGACCACCGCGTTCAGGGCCAGGGTCTTGGTGTGAAACTCGCCAACGATCTCCACGGCGGCCGACGGGGCGGCCAGCACGTCCTCCAGCATGATCTGCACGATGTCCGTCGGCTTGTAGGCCTCCTTGTCCAGCGTGATCTTGCCGGCCTCCGGGACGTACTCGGGGATGAACTGCGCGAAGGTGGCGGACTTGCTGACCTCCTCGCCCGCCGCGCTGTCCGCGAGCACATTGGAGTAGAAACAGGCGGAGTCGGAGTCGTAGTTGAAGTCCGTCTCTCCCCGGACGAGGATGCCCTCGACCACGCCCGTGGCGGCGTTGAACACCGGGGACCCGGAATTGCCGCCGTAGGTGTCCAGATTCGCCACAAAGTATCCGGGGGCGGCGTTGTCCGCGACTTCGGTGGTGGGGCCGAAGGCGATCTTCTTGGGCAGGCCGGCGGGGTGCCCGATCACGCCGACGGGCGTGTCCAGCGGCACGGTGTCCGAGCGGCGGATGGGCAGGGGCTGCGCCCCCGGCGCGGTCACCGGACGGTCCACCCGCACGATGCAGTAGTCCAGCCCCCCCGAAAGCGCCCAGCCCACCACCTCCACGGCGGTGTAGACCTGGCTTGCCTCCAGTTCGTACACGGGCGTCGTCGCGTCCGCCATCTCAAACCCGAAGATGAACCGCACATCGGCCTGCTCCCCGTCCGAGAAACAGTGCCCCGCCGTGGCGATCAGGTCGTCCCCCACCAGGAATCCCGTGCACCAGGCCGCCACAGGCTGGCTGCCGAAGGGCTCCCCGGGGCAGGCGGGATACCCCCCTGACGTGTAGTAGTACAAAGACAGTTCCCAGCGGCCCCCGCTGAGGGGGGTGAGGTCCGACGTGGCCACCAGTCCGCAGACCGACCCGGCCAGTTCCCGGCGCAGGGGGTCCGTCTCCTGATACACGTCAATGCGGTCGTCCGTGCCGTAGACCACCTTGTCCTGCGCGCCTGCGGGCGTCCAGGGGTCCTTGGAGATGGGGGTGCGTCCGGGGACCGCCGCTTTCCCCTTTTCCGCCTTCTCCGTCGCTTTCGCGCACTGTTTCCCGTTTTCCAGCGCGGCGGCCGACACGGCGGCCACGGCCAGCCCCAGCGCAACACACATCACCCGCAGAAGTTTTTTCATCGGTCCGTTCCTCATCCCTGGACAATCAGCCCACAGTCAAGACGGCCCCCGGAAGGGGACCTCCCTGCCTTGACTTCCAGTTCAAATTGTAGCACACCGGTTCTGGAATGGAAACCCGTTTCCCGTTCCCTGACCGCCGGAAAACACTGCGCGTCCCGTTCTTGCCCCCCCGTCCGGAGCTGGGGGGGAAGGAGCGGAAGGCGCCCACCAATAACGAACCGCCCGCCGGAGCCTTCGCTCCGGCGGGCGGCTGCATGGGTGGGGAAATCAGACCCCGGCGCGGCGGCCCAGCGCGGCGAGCAGCACGAGCGCCAGCCCGCCAAGGAAGAGGTCGCCCAGGCGCTTCTGCCATCCGTCCGGCGCAAGGCCCGACTTCGCGCAGCCGCAGCCGCCCCCGGCGGCATCCCCGAGCCCGAGTTCCGTCTTGTCAAGCACGCCGTCTCCGTTTGTGTCCAGGGCGCTGAAGACGGTCCGCGTCAGGACGACCGACTCCGCCTCGTCAAAGGTGAGGGTGCCGCTGTCATCCGCGTCCGCCTGATAGAACGCATTTTGCAGGGCGGTGCGCGCCGCGTCCGTGACGGCGGGGTCCACCCCCTTGGACACCGTCAGGCTGACGGCGGATCCGGGCGCCGCCGTTGCGCCGGCGGCGGGGCTCTGGCTGATGACCACACCCGCCGCGACCGTGTCGCTGTACACCTCCGTCACCGCGCCCAGGGTGAGCCCGGCGCCCGTCAGGGCCGCCTCGGCGGCGACCCGCGTCTGGCCAACCAGATTGGGGACGGTCGCCGTGACGGGGCAGGGGCCGCTGGAGACCACGAGGGCAACCGCCGCGCCGGACATGGCCGGGGCGCCCCCGGCCGGGGTATGGGAAATCACGCTGCCCTCGGGGACGCTGTCACTGCACTTGCGGGTAACCGCGCCCGCGGAAAGCCCCGCGTTGGCGAGGACGGCCCCGGCGGCGGCCTGGGACTGGCCGACCACGTTGGGCACTTTCACGATAGCCGGGCAGGGGCCGCTGGAAACGGTGAGGCTCACGGGCGTGTTGTCGGCGACCAGCCGCCCGGCGCCGGGATCCTGGCTGATCACCGTGCCCTTCGGAACCGAGGCGTCGCACACTTCGGTCACCGTGCCCAGCGTCAGCTGGGCCGCGAGCAGAGCCTCCTCGGCCTGTGTTTGGGTCGTGCCGACAACATCCGGAACCTCATTGTCTCCGGTCGGCACGGGGCCTTTCGACACGTCCAAGCTCACGGCGGTGCCTGGGGGCACGGTCGCCCCCCCCGCGGGACTCTGGCCCATGACCTGCCCTGCGGGAACCGTCTCGCTGTACGCCTCGATGATGCCGCCCAGGGCCAGCCCGGCGCCGACAATGGCCGCCTCCGCGGCGGCCTGCGTCTGGCCGACGACATTGGGAACCCGCACGGGGGCTTCGCCGGTTTCAATGCAGACCTTGTCCACGAAAATATTCAGCACGTCGGTCTTGGGCGCCGCCACGGCGCTCTCAAAAGCCAGCTCGTGCAGGCCACCGTCGGCATAGCCGCTGATGTCCAGTTCCACCCGGGTCCACTCCGCGTACTGCGCCGCGTCGGCCTCGGTCACGCGGAACAGCTCGTCGCGGTCCATCAGGAGGGCCATGTGCCCCGTGGTGCCCGCTGTGGGGATGCGGAGGTGGAAGGAGAGGGTCGCGGAGCCGGCGACGGGGAGGGTCGTGTGCTGAAGGATCCACCCCTGCTCCGCGGTGTCCGCCCCGCCGAACCAGACAAACCAGTCGCCCTCATAGGCGGTGAAATCGTCGTTGCAGGAGGCGTCGCACAAGGGGGTCCCATAGTGGAGGGAATAGCCCTCCCAGCCGGCGCTGGGGGATCCGGTCTCGAACCCGCTGTCCGCCACAGGGTCTCCGGGGCACGGGTCCCCGGGCACGCCCGCATAGGTCGCGAGCACCGTGTGGGCGCCCCCCGCGGCATCGCGGTCGGCCACGCGGATCAGGTGGGTCACCCCTGCCTGAAGGATCTTGCGCACCTGCGACTGGTAGCCGCAGAAATCGTCGTTGAAGCCGATATTAACCAGGTCGCCGCACCCGCCGAGGAAGACGGCCAGGGTGGTGTCGAACGAGGACCCGCACAGCGAAATGTCGTACATGCCGGAGGTGCCCGGCGTGAAGGAGAACCACACATCCGCACCGTCCAGGCCTTCGGTATCGTAGTCCAGGCCCGCGCCGGTGCTGTCGCCGTTGTGGGCGACATCCTCCTCCAGAGGGATGGCGTCGGCGCAGAGATCGTTGGATGCGGCGGTGGTAAAGGTGAAACAGGCGCCCCCGTTGTCCGAGGAGGCCGTGTTGCCCGCCGCGTCCACCACGTCAACGGCGAAGTAGTAGGGCGTTTCCGGGGAAAGGCCGCCCAGCGTGACAACGGGGTCCATCACCGGGCCGCCGGCGCTCAGGGCGGTCTGGGTGAGGGCGCCGCAGGCGGTCCCGTAGCGCACCGTCGCAGTCACAGGTTCGCTGGCCTCCACCCTCACCGCCGCCGACGCCCAGCCGATGGAGACCGCCGACGCGTTTGCAACGGCCGGGGCCGTGCCGTCAATGGCCACGGTCTTCTCAATCACCGCCGGGCTGCCCGATCCGTCGTCTTCGTCGTTGTAGCGCACCGTCATTTCCCCCCCGTCCAGAACGAAGAGCGATTCCACCGGGTCGGCCTTGCCGACGCTGTAAAGCTGCACGGCCCCGGTGAACTGGGTGGCGGCGGCCTTCACGGCGTTCAGGACCAGGGTCTTTGTGTGGTGCTCCCCCTCTATCTCCACATTGACGGAGGAAACCGCCAGCACGTCCTCCACCGTGATCTGCACCATGTCTGTGGGCTTGTAGGCCTCCTTGTCCAGCGTGATCTTCCCCTCCGCGGCGGCGGCCTCGGGCACGTACTGGGCGAAGGTGGTGGACTTGCTGACGTCCTCCCCCGCGGCGCTGTCCGGCAGGACATTGGAGACGAAGCAGGCGCCCTGCAGGACAAAATCTTCTGCGCCGCGCACGAGAATTCCCTCGACCACCCCCGTGGCGGCGTTAAACACCGGGGATCCGGAGTTCCCACCGTAGGTGTCCAGATTCGCCGTGAAGTATCCGGAGGCGGTATTGGCGGCCACTTTGGTCGTGGGGCCGAAGGCGAGCTTCTTGGGCAGGCCGGAAGGGTGCCCGATCACGCCAAGGGGCGTGTCCAGCGGCACCGTGCCCTCCCGGCGGATTTGGAGGGGCTGCGCCCCCGAAGCGGTCACCGGACGGTCCACCCGCACGACACAGTAGTCGAGTCCGCCCGACAGCGCCCAGCCCACCACCTCCACGGCGGTGTAAACTTGACTTGCCTCCAGTTCGTACACGGGCGTCGTCGCGCTCGTCATCTCGAACCCGAAGATGAACCGCACGTAGCTCTGGTCCCCGTCGGCGAAACAGTGCCCCGCCGTGGCGATCAGGTCCTCGCCCACCAGGAAACCCGTGCACCACGGAACCACCGGCTGGGAACCGAAGGGTTCCGAAGAGCAGGCGGGATATCCCCCTGCCGTGTAGGTATACAAAGACAGTTCCCAGCGCCCCCCGCTGATCGGCGTCAGGTCCAACGCGTCCACCAGCCCGCAGACCGACCCCGCGAGCTCCTGCCGCAGGGGGTCCGTCTCCTGGTACACGTCAATCCGGTCGTCCGTGCCGTAGACCACCTTGTCCTGCGCGCCCATGGGCGTCCACGGTTCTCCGGAAATCGGGGTGCGGGCGCCCGGGGCCGCCCCTTTCCCCTTCGCCGCCTTCTCCGGGAGGGGCGCGCACCGCTTTCCGTTGTCTGGCGCGGCGGCCGAAACGGCGGCCACGCCCAGCCCCAGCACAACACACACCACCCGCACGAAAGCATTCATCGGTTCGTTCCTCATCCCTGGACAGGCTGCCCACGGTCAACACGGCCCCCGGTTCGGGGGCCTCCCTTGATTGACTTCCAAAAACAATTGTAGCACAGGCGTTTTGGAATTTGAACGCGCCGCCCCTGGTCCCCGGACAAGAGTCCGCGCGGGGCTCAGTGGGCCGGCGCGCCGCCGCGGAACATGAAGTATGCGGCCCCCACCAGGCACAGGGACGCCCACACGAAGTCCATGCGGAACGGCTGCTTCATGTAGACCACGCAGAACGCGGCGAACACGGAGATGCTGATGATCTCCTGGAGCACCTTGAGTTGCGGCAGGGTGAAGACCTGGAATCCGATGCGGTTCGCGGGCACCTGGAGGCAGTATTCGAAGAAGGCCACCCCCCAGCTCGCAAGCACCACGAAAAAGAGGGCGCGGCCCTTCAGGTCGTTCAGGTGGCCGTACCAGGCATAGGTCATGAACAGGTTTGATCCGGCGAGCAGCAGAATGGTGTGCAGCTTATCCATGGGGAAACGGACTCCGTCGCAGGGGGAAGTGTGGGGAAACCGGGGGAGGACGGGCCGTAGTATACAACAGGTTTCCGCACGGGAACGTTTCCCCCGCACGCCGGTATTACATTGTCATCCGGCGTCCGGAGCGGCGCCGGGACGGACAGAAACGGAGGACGCGCGGCGGCGGGCCGCCGGCATGGGAGTCTTTGTTGTCATGCGCAACCATGGCGAGTTTCTGAAGGGCGGCCTGCTCGTGGTGATCGCCCTGTTCGGACTGATGCTGCTGCATGCGGGGTGATGCTTCCAGCAGCCGGGGGGGGAGGGGCTACGCGGACAGCGCCTCGTAGATGGTGGTGAGGCGGGCGGCGGTGGCTGCGGCGGAAAAGCGGTCCTCGACGGATTCGCGCGCGGCGCGGCCGAGCACCTCGCGGACGGTGGGGTTGGCGCCGAGTTCCTTGAGGGCCGCCGCAAAGGCGGGCACGTCGTCTGGCGGGACCAGCCGGCCGTTCATGCCGTTCTCCAGGGCCTCGTCGGCGCCGGGGTAGAAGGTGCTGACGCAGGGGAGCCCGCAGGCCATCGCCTCGAGCAGGGACAGGGACAGCCCCTCGTAGCGGCTGGAGAGGACATACACGTCGCCCGCCGCGAGGAGGTCCCGCACGTCCTCCTGAAACCCCACAAAGCGCAGGCTGCCGCCGAGGCCCAGCGTCCTCGCCTGGGCGTCCAGGGCGCCCCGGAGCGGCCCGTCCCCCGCAAGCAGCAGCACCGCCCGGGGCAGCTTCACCCGGACGCTCGCAAAGGCGTCCAGCAGCAGCGCGTGGTTCTTCTGCGGCGCGAGCCGCCCCGCCGCAATGAAGACGGGCTGGTCTTCGGCCAGGCCGAAACGGGCGCGGGCGACCGCGCGCTCGTCCGCGTTGAAGGGGCGGAAGTGCTCCATGTTGATGGTGTTGTGCAGCGCCTCGCCGTTGCGGCAGAGACCGACGGTGTTGAGAACGTGGCGGGAGCAGGCCAGCACCGTGCCCGCGCGCCGGTAGGCGTGGCGCTCGATCCAGTCCTGGTAGCGGCCGCTGGCGGCGACGGGGTTCTGCACGTGGACGATGAGCCGCCCGAGGCGGCGGGTGGACATCATGCGCTCGCACAGGAACGACGAGATGACGAGATGCGCATGAACCACATCGTAGTCGCGGCGCAGCCACGGCGCGAGGCGCAGGGGAATCGCCGGGTTCCACCGGAAGGGGGAAAGGTGCGCCGGGGGGAAGCCCGCATCGGCAAAGGTCTGCGACAGCAGCCCCGGCCCGAAGAGGGACACCACGTCCACCTGGAACCGGTCGCGGGGCAGGCGGCGGATCCACTCCAGCAGGGCGGTCTGCGCGCCGCCGCCGTTCAGGCAGTCCACGACCTCAAGCACGCGAATCGGACGCTCCGCATTCATGTCTCACCTCAACCGTCCAGCCCGTTGAACAACACCGTCCCCCGGCCCGCCGGTCCGGCGCGGGGAAAACACCATTATCGCAGATTCTCACCCGCGCTTCATCCGAAGGGCGGAAGCCCCTCCGCCTTGCGCCCGCGCCGGGTCCGGGCGTCGCGCAACTGCCTCAGGGGCTCCAGCAGCACGGCGGCGGGATGGTGCGCAAACGTGACGGGCACCCCCCACTCGCCGAGCCGCCGGTTGATTTCCGGCAGGACCACGGGCACCCAGTAGTCGCGGTAGCTGAAACAGGATGATTTCCCCGCGTTTTCCGCGTGGCTGCGCCAGGTGCCCAGCGTTTTCGGCCAGGAGCAGACGGGGCCGAGGGCCGCGCCGAGCCAGGCGACATAGGAATCCGGCGAGGCGGCCACCGCCTCCGGCACGGGAAAGATCTCCTCCAGCACGGCGCGGGCAAAAGCCAGCCCGCTCGACGGAACATGAAACACCGTCAGATCGTGGCGCAGGGCCGTGTTCACCCGGCCGCAGGCGCGCCACTGCGCCAGCAGGTCGCCGCTGCGCAAAATGCCCAGGCAGGCATGGCCCCGGCCGTCGTCGAGCTGGTGCTGGTACACCCCGCCCCCCGGCACGGCGCGCATGAATGCCACCATCTCCGCCACCTTCTCAGCCCGCCATTCGTCATCGCTGTCGAGGAAGCAGACCACCTCGCCCTCCGCCTGGGAAAAGCCCGCGTTCCACGCCGCGCCCTGGCCTTTGTGCTCCTGGAGAATCACCCGCATGGGGACCGGGGCCGTCTGCCGCGCCCGCTCCAGCAACGCGCGCGAGTTGTCCGACGACCCGTCGTCCACGGCGATCAGCTCCAGACGCGGCCAGGTCTGCGCGAAAACGCTGTCCAGCGCCGCGGGCAGATAGCGTCCGTAGTTGTAGCTCGACAGGATGACGCTGACCAGCGGGGTTTCCGAAAGCGGCGGTATGGCAACCTGTTTCATCGGGGGCGCGTGTCCTCCGCGAACAGAGTAGCAAATCCGCCCCGCAGGAAGCACCCGGGCGCCGGGGACGCCGGACAGGTCGGACAAGTCGGACAGGTCTGACCCGTCGGACTGGGTGGCGGGCAGCCCGCAGGGGCGCACGGTGCCCTCCACTTCCCAGCCTCCGCCTTGACTTCATTTCCGGGGGAACGTAGAGTAGGGGCCAAACCGCATCACGGGGGTGAACCGCCATGATTTTTCAGGTGCTTTCCGGATTCCTGCTGGGGGGGGCTGCCGCCGCGGCCGGGGGGTGGCTGCTGGCGCGCGGGGGCGCGCGGCGGCTGGCTGCGGAGCGCGACCTCGCCCTCAGCGGGAAGGCCGCCATGGAGGCGCGCGCCGCGCAGTTGGAGCAGGCCTGGGCGCGGCTCCGGGAGGAGGCCGGGCGCCTTGGAACCCAGCTCACGGACACACAGGCGGAACTGCGCCGGGAGACGGGCCTGCGCGCCGCAGCGGAGGAAAAAGCCCTGCGTGTGGCACCACTGGAGGGGGAGGCGGTGGCGCGGACGAACGAGCTGACCCTGCTTAGGGAGCGGGTGCGCGAAATGGAGACGCGGCTGGAGGAGGAGCGCAAGGCGGCGCAGGAGAAACTGGCCCTGCTGGAAGACGCGCGGAAGAAGCTGGCCGACGCCTTCCAAACCCTGTCCGCCGAGGCGCTGAAAAGCAACAGCACCTCCTTTCTGGAGCTGGCGGAGCAGAACCTGAAGCGGTTTCAGGAGACGGCGCAGGGCGACCTGACCAAGCGCCAGGAGAGCATCGAGCAGATGGTGAAGCCCATCCGCGAGTCTCTGGAAAAGGTGACCACCCAGATTCAGGAGGTGGAGAAGACGCGGGCCGGGGCCTACTCCGAGCTGTCCGAGCAGGTCAAAAGCCTCTCCCTGGGCCAGAGCCAGCTTCAGACGGAGACGGGGCGGCTGGTGAGCGCCCTGAAGTCCCCCATCACCCGGGGGCGCTGGGGCGAAATCCAGCTCCAGCGCGTGGTGGAGCTGGCGGGCATGCTGGAGTACTGCGACTTCGAGCAGCAGGCCACCGTGAAGTCCGAGGACGGCGCCCTGCGGCCGGACATGGTCATCCGCCTCCCCAACGACAAGGTGATTGTCGTGGACTCCAAGGTGTCGCTGGACGCCTACATCAAGGCCATTGAGGCGGACACGGAGGAGGCGCGGGCCGGGCACATGCAGACCCATGCGCGGCAGGTGCGCGACCATGTGACCCGGCTGTCGGGCAAGGCCTACTGGAGCCAGTTTGCCAACACCCCGGAGTTCGTCGTCCTCTTCCTGCCGGGCGAGCCCTTCTTCAGCGCGGCGCTCCAGGAGGACCCCGCGCTGATCGAGACGGGGGTGGAGAACCGGGTGATTCTGGCAACGCCGACCACGCTGATCGCCCTGCTGAAGGCGGTGGCCTTCGGCTGGCGGCAGGAGCGGCTCGCGGAGAACGCCGAAAAAATCAGCGCCTTGGGACGGGACCTCTACAAGCGCATCTGCGGGCTTGCCGACGCGTTTGTGAAGGTGGGCAAAGGGCTAGACTCCGCCACGGACGCCTATAACAAGGCCGTGGGAACCCTGGAGTCCCGCGTGCTCGTGTCCGCGCGCCGGTTCAAGGACCTGGGCGCGGCGCCGGGGGACAAGGAACTGGACCTGCTGGCCCCCGTGGACCACACGACCCGCGACATCCAGCGCCCCGAGCTTCTTGAGGGGCCCGCGGAGGCGGACTGATCACTCCTTCTCGCGGACATCCCTGCGCTCGTCCGGGGCGGGCCGCCATTTCACGCCGTCAAGCTGAAGCGACACCCACTCGTAGGCCTTGCGGGCCGGATCGAGGGTGTAGAGCTTCGCGCCCTTCCGGACAACCTCGTCGCCGTAGCCGCCCACGCCGGTGGCGCGGCCGTAGATGAGGTCCACGCCGCCGGAGACGGCGGAGTAGTCGTTCACGTGGTCGTGGCCGCAGATGACCGCCTTCAGCCCGGCCTCCGCCAGCACGGGGAGGGAGGACCGGTCCTCCTCTTCAAAGCACACGTCCTCGCCGATGATGCCCCGGGCCGAGCCGTCGTCCCAGATGTCCTGGTACTGCCGCACGGGGATGTGGAAGGCCCCGATGCGCAGGGGGCGCGGTCCGGCGGCGTCCAGGGTTTTCGCGGCGGACTTGGTGAACTCGCGCGCCTCGGCGTCCATGCCGCCCGTCTTGGTGTTCAGGCAGAACAGCTCCGCCAGACGCTCCCCGGAGGCGCTCTCCAGGCTGACCACGTAGTTGCCGTTGGATTCACGGCCCGCGTAAAGGCTGCCTTTCGCCTCCGCAAACGTCTTGTGGCCCGCCGCAAAATCGTCCAGCTGGTCGTGGTTTCCCCAGGTGAAGGCCCACGGCACGCCCATGCCTGACAACTGCTCCACGGCGAAGGCCATGTACTCCGCCCCGCGCCCCCCGTCGTTGTCGCACCACAGGTCACCCGTCACGACGAAAAGGTCGGGCTTCGCCAGGTCAAGCAGTTGCCGCAGGTGCTCAACCGTCTTCTGTCTCCTTTGCTTCTCCAGGGTGGGCATCTTCTTGATCCCGCTGAAAAAGTGCACATCCGTGAATTGCAGCACCTTGACCGCCGCCTGGTCCGCCACCTTCAGCCGCGACACCCACGGATTCACCGCCGCCTTTGCCGGCTGATGACCCAGCGCGGCGGCCGCCGCCGCTGTTGTGGTCACTGCAAGAAAACCGCGTCTTGAAACCTTTTCCATGCCGAAACTCCTTTTCCGCCCGGTCCGCCCGGCGGGAACCGTCCGCAGAGACTACCACAGAAGAGGCTGCCGGACGCAAAAGGACGTCCGGTGGACCGCCGGGTTGCTTGACATTTCGAACAGGATGAAATACCATGAAATCATGACGTGGCGCGCGCGTGGGGTCCGTGCCGGCCGGCGGAGCCCTTGGCGGACAATGCCGTCCTCCGGACAGGTGGACAGGCCCGGGCAGGGCGGAGGCTTGTTTCTATCCGTGCGGTTTCGGGCCGTGCGTTTGAGGCTCTTATTCTTTCAGGCAGGCCCGCCCCGTGAAGGCGGCGGGAGAAGGGATGGTCAAGATGCGTGCAGGC
This window harbors:
- the rmuC gene encoding DNA recombination protein RmuC, translating into MIFQVLSGFLLGGAAAAAGGWLLARGGARRLAAERDLALSGKAAMEARAAQLEQAWARLREEAGRLGTQLTDTQAELRRETGLRAAAEEKALRVAPLEGEAVARTNELTLLRERVREMETRLEEERKAAQEKLALLEDARKKLADAFQTLSAEALKSNSTSFLELAEQNLKRFQETAQGDLTKRQESIEQMVKPIRESLEKVTTQIQEVEKTRAGAYSELSEQVKSLSLGQSQLQTETGRLVSALKSPITRGRWGEIQLQRVVELAGMLEYCDFEQQATVKSEDGALRPDMVIRLPNDKVIVVDSKVSLDAYIKAIEADTEEARAGHMQTHARQVRDHVTRLSGKAYWSQFANTPEFVVLFLPGEPFFSAALQEDPALIETGVENRVILATPTTLIALLKAVAFGWRQERLAENAEKISALGRDLYKRICGLADAFVKVGKGLDSATDAYNKAVGTLESRVLVSARRFKDLGAAPGDKELDLLAPVDHTTRDIQRPELLEGPAEAD
- a CDS encoding twin-arginine translocation signal domain-containing protein, translating into MEKVSRRGFLAVTTTAAAAAALGHQPAKAAVNPWVSRLKVADQAAVKVLQFTDVHFFSGIKKMPTLEKQRRQKTVEHLRQLLDLAKPDLFVVTGDLWCDNDGGRGAEYMAFAVEQLSGMGVPWAFTWGNHDQLDDFAAGHKTFAEAKGSLYAGRESNGNYVVSLESASGERLAELFCLNTKTGGMDAEAREFTKSAAKTLDAAGPRPLRIGAFHIPVRQYQDIWDDGSARGIIGEDVCFEEEDRSSLPVLAEAGLKAVICGHDHVNDYSAVSGGVDLIYGRATGVGGYGDEVVRKGAKLYTLDPARKAYEWVSLQLDGVKWRPAPDERRDVREKE